One part of the Quercus lobata isolate SW786 chromosome 7, ValleyOak3.0 Primary Assembly, whole genome shotgun sequence genome encodes these proteins:
- the LOC115951485 gene encoding uncharacterized protein LOC115951485 has translation MVGTLSLAKYVVERYRIQLKVKDSSEMATFILFDSEAEKLLNISAKDLLNKSLEEPDEVILPVQIENLKGKQFVFQIQLNNYNLNYGWEFFTIKKLFDSFEETDKAIQLDKMTEVYISDTSNECSNNLSIEEGGDCTTFQKLDVQTNVQLTPTSIQ, from the exons ATGGTTGGTACTTTATCTCTTGCGAAGTATGTCGTAGAAAG GTATAGAATTCAATTAAAGGTTAAAGATAGCTCAGAAATGGCCacattcattttatttgattcagAAGCAGAAAAATTACTCAACATATCAGCCAAAGACCTTTTGAATAAATCTTTAGAG GAGCCCGATGAAGTCATCCTTCCTGTGCAAATAGAAAATCTtaaaggaaaacaatttgttttccaaatacAACTAAATAACTATAATCTCAACTATGGATGGGAATTCTTCACTATCAAGAAACTTTTTGACTCTTTTGAAGAAACTGACAAAGCAATTCAGCTTGATAAAATGACAGAA GTTTACATCAGTGATACTTCAAATGAATGTAGCAACAACTTATCAATTGAAGAAGGTGGTGATTGTACAACatttcaaaaacttgatgtTCAAACCAATGTGCAGCTCACACCAACATCT ATTCAATAG